Proteins co-encoded in one Deinococcus aerius genomic window:
- a CDS encoding protein kinase domain-containing protein — translation MLGSTAPSTPYSQGHHSVGYFVRHADGREGFLKAIDLSNVYQAPNVMQELQAVSAQFNFEVSLLAMCRNLRMHRVVRAISHGEERLPGVNVPVPYIIFDRADGDVRDHLAITAIDEVWLLRCIHHVAVGVQQLHIAKLAHNDLKPANVLVFSEDGWKIGDLGTAVDALGKSPHHETAFPGTWEYAPPEALYFAQSADVWRDRKRADLYMLGGLVTFLFTHQHFNSYLYAELDEAMRPLFCGGDWEEDFPQVLPHLLDAFGRAMRGVSAQLQRRLGPVLAAEVTRSIGELCFPDPLRRGHPRNLGRVDPTGLQQYVSLFDRLAVAAALRRKQRAP, via the coding sequence GTGCTGGGCAGCACGGCACCGTCCACGCCCTATTCCCAGGGACACCACTCCGTCGGGTACTTCGTTCGGCACGCCGACGGGCGCGAGGGGTTCCTCAAGGCCATCGACCTGTCGAACGTCTACCAGGCCCCCAACGTCATGCAGGAACTCCAGGCCGTCTCCGCGCAGTTCAATTTTGAAGTCTCCCTGCTCGCGATGTGCCGGAACCTGCGCATGCACCGCGTGGTGCGGGCCATCAGTCACGGAGAGGAGCGCCTGCCCGGGGTGAATGTCCCGGTGCCGTACATCATCTTCGACCGGGCGGACGGGGACGTCCGCGACCATCTGGCGATCACGGCCATCGATGAGGTCTGGCTGCTGCGCTGCATCCACCATGTGGCGGTCGGTGTTCAGCAATTGCACATCGCCAAGCTGGCCCACAATGACCTCAAACCCGCGAACGTCCTGGTCTTCTCGGAGGACGGCTGGAAGATCGGCGACCTGGGCACCGCCGTGGACGCGCTCGGGAAATCCCCACACCATGAGACGGCCTTTCCCGGCACCTGGGAGTATGCCCCGCCCGAGGCGTTGTATTTTGCCCAGTCGGCCGACGTCTGGCGGGACCGCAAGCGCGCCGACCTGTACATGCTCGGGGGGTTGGTGACGTTCCTGTTCACCCACCAGCACTTCAACAGTTACCTGTACGCCGAACTGGACGAGGCGATGCGGCCGCTCTTCTGCGGCGGGGACTGGGAGGAGGACTTTCCCCAGGTGCTGCCGCACCTGCTGGACGCGTTCGGGCGGGCGATGCGGGGGGTGTCGGCGCAACTCCAGCGGCGCCTGGGACCTGTCCTCGCGGCGGAAGTGACCCGCAGCATCGGGGAGCTGTGTTTCCCCGACCCCCTGCGGCGTGGCCATCCCCGCAATCTCGGGCGGGTGGACCCGACCGGCCTCCAGCAGTACGTCAGTCTCTTCGACCGCCTCGCGGTCGCGGCGGCCTTGCGGCGAAAGCAGCGGGCCCCGTGA
- a CDS encoding RES family NAD+ phosphorylase — translation MRRGQDLKRALLDAPLWTPTRVIDAYRTVPLLALRKYSPDPLNTAGSVVTGGRYNAPQGFPEAHEMLYLAENTAVAHAEARVITVVTGPPGVVIQPGTDQRPRLDITVKLRLGAVLDLTDLGVQTHLDVQPGDLFQEWLPLNLDGHLALTQLLARAVLDSARYDAILYPSARYPGGRNYAVFPQRVAPTDRAVHDPDGELGVFRRPG, via the coding sequence ATGCGGCGGGGCCAGGACCTGAAGCGCGCGTTGCTCGACGCCCCCCTGTGGACCCCGACCCGGGTCATCGATGCCTACCGCACGGTGCCGCTGCTCGCGCTGCGCAAGTACAGCCCCGACCCCCTGAACACCGCCGGTTCAGTGGTGACGGGGGGCCGGTACAACGCGCCGCAGGGGTTCCCAGAGGCACACGAGATGCTGTACCTGGCGGAAAACACGGCCGTCGCCCACGCCGAGGCCAGGGTGATCACGGTGGTGACGGGCCCACCAGGCGTTGTGATCCAACCGGGCACCGACCAGCGCCCCCGGCTGGACATCACCGTCAAGCTACGCCTGGGGGCCGTCCTCGACCTGACCGATCTCGGGGTCCAGACTCACCTCGACGTGCAGCCAGGCGACCTCTTCCAGGAGTGGTTGCCGCTGAACCTGGACGGGCACCTGGCCCTGACGCAACTCCTCGCGCGGGCGGTCCTGGACAGCGCCCGGTACGACGCCATCCTCTACCCCAGTGCCCGCTATCCCGGTGGGCGCAACTACGCCGTGTTCCCGCAGCGGGTGGCTCCCACCGACCGGGCTGTTCATGACCCGGACGGGGAACTGGGGGTGTTCCGGCGACCAGGATGA
- a CDS encoding antitoxin Xre/MbcA/ParS toxin-binding domain-containing protein, producing the protein MTTTEGPTAHLLMDARDPRSGKLDARRVASTFGLTMRELAQALERDPSGLSKHPTSDSLQEPLHELEEIGLHLREVFGDLGVGRMWLRAPNPVLEGRAPLSYLLERRPVAVQRLLLLAETGTPT; encoded by the coding sequence ATGACGACCACGGAAGGACCGACCGCCCACCTGCTGATGGACGCGCGTGACCCGCGCAGCGGCAAGCTGGACGCCCGGCGGGTGGCGAGCACCTTCGGCCTGACCATGCGCGAACTGGCGCAGGCGCTGGAGCGCGACCCCAGCGGGCTGAGCAAGCACCCCACCAGCGATTCGCTCCAGGAACCGCTGCACGAGCTGGAGGAGATCGGGCTGCATCTCAGGGAGGTCTTCGGGGACCTGGGGGTGGGCCGGATGTGGCTGCGCGCCCCCAACCCGGTGCTGGAGGGCCGGGCGCCGCTGTCGTACCTGCTCGAACGGCGGCCGGTGGCCGTGCAGCGCCTGTTGCTGCTGGCGGAGACGGGCACGCCGACCTGA
- a CDS encoding CopD family protein, translated as MTPAAASLLTFAGLALLLGGALARRRLAGLVGAPPGGWPGWQGAGALLIALGVALQVGGTLTALGFTAPADVLAYLTSTGPGRAALTALLGTAVLLTGEVLGRSSVPVGLGAAVTLWGVAGGGHGAVGGDLPMRAAHALHAGAMAAWTGGVLVLACGRGTNWRAAARAFTPVALGSVVLLSLSGLYLGLHHAGPVQAWPGSGYGTTLLLKLGVFAATLLAAVGVRRTLAPHTASFPRAALAVEAGLLLVVLGVTAVLVGSVPPQT; from the coding sequence GTGACGCCGGCCGCCGCCAGCCTGCTCACCTTCGCCGGGCTGGCCCTGCTGCTGGGCGGCGCGCTCGCCCGGCGCCGTCTGGCGGGCCTGGTCGGGGCCCCGCCCGGCGGGTGGCCCGGCTGGCAGGGGGCCGGCGCGCTCCTGATCGCCCTGGGGGTGGCCCTGCAAGTCGGGGGCACGCTGACGGCCCTGGGGTTCACGGCCCCCGCCGACGTGCTGGCCTATCTCACCTCGACCGGGCCAGGCCGGGCGGCCCTGACCGCGCTGCTGGGGACGGCCGTCCTCCTGACCGGCGAGGTCCTTGGCCGGTCCAGTGTCCCCGTGGGGCTGGGGGCGGCCGTCACCCTCTGGGGGGTGGCGGGCGGCGGGCACGGGGCGGTGGGGGGCGACCTCCCCATGCGCGCGGCCCACGCCCTGCACGCCGGGGCGATGGCCGCCTGGACCGGGGGCGTGCTGGTGCTGGCCTGCGGGCGGGGGACGAACTGGCGGGCGGCGGCCCGGGCCTTTACCCCCGTGGCCCTGGGGAGCGTCGTGCTGCTGTCGCTGAGCGGGCTTTACCTGGGCTTGCACCACGCGGGTCCCGTCCAGGCCTGGCCCGGGAGTGGGTACGGCACCACGCTGCTGCTGAAGCTGGGGGTCTTCGCGGCCACGCTCCTCGCCGCGGTGGGCGTCCGCCGGACGCTCGCCCCGCACACGGCCTCCTTTCCCCGGGCGGCCCTGGCGGTCGAGGCGGGCCTGCTGCTCGTGGTGCTGGGGGTCACCGCGGTGCTGGTGGGCAGCGTGCCTCCCCAGACCTGA
- a CDS encoding copper resistance CopC family protein, translating to MILKRLLALLPLTLGAALVHTEVTAVTPARGATVPAPQQVTLTLSEPVSLRFSTFKVYPLTASGNAAAVQQAAATLAKTALDARNDAAARADTIQTRTGMAARVVLPLKAGLKPGLYAVLWRLASEDGHPISGQSVFRVK from the coding sequence ATGATCCTCAAGCGCCTCTTGGCCCTGCTCCCCCTTACCCTGGGCGCCGCCCTCGTGCACACCGAGGTCACCGCCGTCACCCCCGCCCGCGGCGCCACGGTGCCCGCTCCCCAGCAGGTGACCCTCACCCTCAGCGAGCCGGTCAGCCTGCGCTTTTCCACCTTCAAGGTCTACCCGCTCACCGCCAGCGGCAATGCCGCCGCCGTGCAGCAGGCCGCCGCCACCCTCGCCAAGACGGCCCTCGATGCCAGGAACGACGCGGCGGCCCGGGCGGACACCATTCAGACCCGCACGGGCATGGCGGCGCGGGTCGTCCTGCCCCTCAAGGCCGGGCTGAAGCCGGGCCTGTACGCGGTCCTGTGGCGCCTCGCCTCGGAAGACGGTCACCCGATCAGCGGGCAGAGCGTCTTTCGGGTGAAGTGA
- a CDS encoding DUF1775 domain-containing protein, with amino-acid sequence MFNRPLPLLLALLLPVAAAHATVRTETGAGESKVGVSETYRLNVPTEKEISTTEIRLVIPAGVTITRFQVTPGFTRTVKTNAAGLITEVTWRGRIAPQEYARFYFQARNPDAAGPVSWKIYQTYSDGSVALWDGSDPEKAPASTITVQ; translated from the coding sequence ATGTTCAACCGACCCCTGCCTCTCCTCCTCGCCCTGCTGCTCCCCGTCGCCGCCGCCCACGCCACCGTCCGCACCGAAACCGGCGCGGGCGAATCGAAGGTCGGCGTCTCGGAGACCTACCGCCTGAACGTGCCCACGGAAAAGGAGATCAGCACCACCGAGATTCGCCTCGTGATCCCTGCCGGGGTGACGATCACCCGCTTTCAGGTCACGCCCGGGTTCACCCGCACCGTCAAGACGAACGCGGCGGGGCTGATCACGGAAGTGACCTGGCGGGGCCGCATCGCCCCGCAGGAGTACGCCCGCTTCTACTTCCAGGCTCGCAACCCGGACGCGGCGGGCCCCGTGAGCTGGAAGATCTATCAGACCTACAGCGACGGCAGCGTGGCGCTCTGGGACGGCAGCGATCCCGAGAAGGCCCCCGCCAGCACCATCACCGTCCAGTAA
- a CDS encoding DUF2946 family protein yields the protein MKAARPVPLPWMRLLAGLLTVLAAFAFQARGGQGVAPLFVGQAQHGAPAAQTTHRGHHPGDEAPRRPPVPHAHGAHCLFCLTQAYGLEASVPELVTGSPRSPPPPGVFTLPVSRALPRHADARAPPPRPS from the coding sequence GTGAAGGCCGCCCGCCCGGTCCCCCTGCCCTGGATGCGCCTGCTGGCGGGCCTCCTGACGGTGCTGGCGGCCTTCGCCTTTCAGGCTCGAGGAGGCCAGGGGGTGGCGCCCCTGTTTGTGGGCCAGGCCCAGCACGGCGCTCCGGCAGCGCAGACCACCCATCGTGGTCATCACCCCGGGGATGAGGCCCCACGGCGGCCTCCGGTCCCCCACGCTCACGGCGCCCACTGCCTGTTCTGTCTGACCCAGGCCTACGGGCTGGAGGCCAGCGTGCCGGAGCTGGTCACGGGGTCTCCCCGCTCGCCGCCGCCCCCGGGCGTCTTCACGCTTCCGGTGAGCCGGGCTTTGCCCCGGCACGCGGACGCCCGCGCGCCACCCCCCCGGCCGAGCTGA
- a CDS encoding LysE/ArgO family amino acid transporter, which translates to MAEFFPAALVQGFGVSAAHLIGVSALNAFVLRQALHRHHPLVAGSAGVLADMLFITLGTTGLGALLARLPLLAPVAAWGGAAFLFWHGWKAFRAVRSPNVIDTRTPRRELGGPRQVAATALGLTLLNPHPYVDSVVLFGALSTPLPPLGRTLFALGAVSASLAWYALLAFGGVRLAPLFRSPRAWRWLDVLVGTLLWTFALSLMWRALHGGLLDHG; encoded by the coding sequence ATGGCTGAGTTCTTCCCGGCCGCCCTGGTGCAGGGGTTCGGGGTGAGTGCCGCGCACCTGATCGGCGTGAGTGCCCTCAACGCCTTTGTCCTGCGCCAAGCCCTCCACCGCCATCACCCCCTTGTGGCGGGAAGCGCGGGCGTCCTGGCCGACATGCTGTTCATCACCCTCGGCACGACCGGCCTGGGGGCGCTGCTCGCGCGCCTCCCGCTCCTGGCCCCGGTAGCGGCGTGGGGCGGGGCCGCGTTCCTGTTCTGGCACGGCTGGAAAGCGTTTCGCGCCGTCCGCTCCCCGAACGTCATCGACACCCGGACCCCCCGCCGGGAGCTGGGCGGTCCCCGTCAGGTGGCGGCCACGGCTCTGGGCCTCACCCTGCTCAATCCCCACCCCTATGTGGACAGCGTGGTGCTGTTCGGCGCCCTGTCCACCCCCCTCCCGCCGCTGGGCCGGACCCTCTTCGCCCTGGGAGCCGTCTCTGCGTCCCTCGCCTGGTACGCGCTGCTGGCCTTCGGAGGAGTCCGCCTCGCGCCCCTGTTCCGTTCCCCCCGGGCCTGGCGGTGGCTGGACGTGCTGGTGGGCACGCTGCTGTGGACCTTCGCCCTGTCCCTGATGTGGCGGGCGCTGCACGGCGGCCTGCTGGACCACGGGTGA
- a CDS encoding ArsR/SmtB family transcription factor: protein MSVRTPPAPDLLEAKAKLFRGFSDRSRLSLLEALREEPRRVSERMALTGLTQPNVSHHLACLRDGGLVQAERVGQMLALIDDLLAAVAACGHDREEFPSS, encoded by the coding sequence ATGTCCGTGCGGACGCCCCCCGCGCCCGACCTGCTGGAAGCGAAAGCCAAGCTGTTCCGGGGTTTTTCCGACCGCTCGCGGCTGAGCCTCCTGGAAGCCCTGCGCGAGGAGCCACGCCGCGTGTCCGAACGGATGGCCCTCACCGGCCTGACCCAGCCCAACGTCAGCCACCACCTGGCCTGCCTGAGGGACGGCGGCCTGGTGCAGGCCGAGCGGGTGGGCCAGATGCTGGCCCTGATCGACGACCTGCTGGCCGCGGTGGCCGCGTGCGGCCATGACCGGGAAGAGTTCCCTTCCTCCTGA
- a CDS encoding Nramp family divalent metal transporter, which yields MSRVSPSLDERMNARAAAILERTSNRRGLGRVLPFLGPAFVASVAYMDPGNFATNIQGGAQFGYLLLWVVLSASLMAMLIQTLSSKLGIVTGKNLAEHIRDRWPRPVVWFYWVQAELVAMATDLAEFLGASLAFALLFNLPLLWGAVITGVITFTILALQNRGFRPIEIAITAFVAVIALAYVVQVILSRPGLDALGGFVPRFEGPESLYLAVGIIGATVMPHVIYLHSALTQHRIPAGTEEQKRRLVRYNQLDVLLAMSIAALINLSMLASAAAAFHFGGQADVADLTVAYRTLTPLLGGAAAVAFALALLSSGLSSSAVGTMAGQVVMQGFVGFRIPLLVRRLITMLPAFAVILAGLNPTDTLVLSQVVLSFGIPFALVPLLIFTARRDVMGGLVNTRLVTVTGWVIAALIISLNVYLLAQTFLG from the coding sequence GTGAGCCGCGTGTCCCCCAGCCTGGACGAGCGGATGAACGCCCGGGCGGCGGCCATTCTGGAGCGGACCTCAAACCGAAGGGGCCTGGGCCGGGTGCTGCCCTTCCTGGGCCCGGCCTTCGTCGCGTCGGTCGCGTACATGGACCCCGGCAACTTCGCCACCAACATCCAGGGCGGGGCGCAGTTCGGCTACCTGCTGCTGTGGGTGGTTCTGAGTGCCAGCCTGATGGCGATGCTGATCCAGACGCTCTCGTCCAAGCTCGGGATCGTGACCGGCAAGAACCTGGCCGAGCACATCCGGGACCGCTGGCCGCGGCCGGTGGTGTGGTTTTACTGGGTGCAGGCGGAACTCGTGGCGATGGCGACCGACCTCGCGGAGTTCCTGGGGGCGTCGCTGGCCTTTGCGCTGCTGTTCAACCTGCCGCTGCTGTGGGGGGCCGTCATCACGGGCGTCATCACCTTCACGATCCTGGCCTTGCAGAACCGGGGCTTCCGGCCCATCGAGATCGCCATCACCGCGTTCGTGGCCGTGATCGCGCTGGCGTACGTGGTGCAGGTGATCCTCAGCCGCCCGGGACTCGACGCCCTGGGCGGCTTCGTGCCGCGCTTCGAGGGCCCGGAGAGCCTGTACCTGGCGGTGGGCATCATCGGGGCGACGGTGATGCCGCACGTGATCTACCTGCACAGCGCGCTGACCCAGCACCGCATCCCAGCGGGCACCGAGGAGCAGAAGCGGCGACTGGTCCGCTACAACCAGCTTGACGTCCTGCTCGCCATGAGTATCGCGGCGCTGATCAACCTGAGCATGCTGGCCTCGGCGGCGGCGGCCTTCCACTTCGGCGGCCAGGCGGACGTGGCGGACCTGACGGTGGCGTACCGGACGCTGACCCCGCTGCTGGGTGGCGCTGCCGCCGTGGCGTTCGCGCTCGCGCTGCTCTCCTCGGGGCTCTCCAGTTCGGCGGTGGGCACGATGGCCGGGCAGGTGGTGATGCAGGGCTTCGTGGGCTTCCGCATTCCGCTGCTCGTGCGGCGATTGATCACGATGCTGCCCGCCTTTGCGGTGATCCTGGCGGGGCTCAACCCCACCGACACGCTGGTCCTCTCGCAGGTGGTGCTCTCCTTCGGCATCCCCTTCGCGCTGGTGCCGCTGCTGATCTTTACCGCCCGCCGGGACGTCATGGGGGGATTGGTCAACACCCGCCTCGTCACGGTGACGGGCTGGGTGATCGCGGCGCTGATCATCAGCCTGAACGTCTACCTGCTCGCGCAGACCTTCCTGGGGTAG
- a CDS encoding metal-dependent transcriptional regulator codes for MTDRTLSHAAEDYLKQLYLLGQGGTVGTQALADALNVTPASTTGMLRKLTDLGLVDHAAYRGARLTPAGEKVALEVVRHHRLLELYLHRALGYPLDEVHDEAERLEHVISEAFEARIAAWLGDPNFDPHGDPIPGLNGELPVQGERRLASLGRGERAQVTRVPEDPAVLRGLMEAGLTPGAEVKVLSHEPALGTLTLEVGGAPLTLALLVAERVRVSEGVTA; via the coding sequence ATGACGGACCGAACTCTCTCGCACGCGGCGGAGGATTATCTCAAGCAGCTCTACCTGCTGGGCCAGGGCGGGACCGTGGGCACCCAGGCACTCGCCGACGCCCTGAACGTCACCCCGGCCAGCACCACCGGCATGCTGCGCAAACTCACCGACCTCGGCCTGGTCGATCACGCGGCCTACCGGGGCGCGAGGCTCACCCCCGCCGGGGAGAAGGTCGCCCTGGAGGTGGTGCGCCACCACCGCCTGCTGGAACTGTACCTGCACCGCGCGTTGGGCTATCCCCTCGACGAGGTACACGACGAGGCCGAGCGCCTGGAGCACGTCATCAGCGAGGCCTTCGAGGCCCGCATCGCCGCCTGGCTGGGCGACCCGAACTTCGACCCGCACGGCGATCCCATCCCCGGGCTGAACGGGGAACTGCCGGTCCAGGGCGAGCGGCGGCTGGCGAGTCTGGGCCGGGGTGAGCGGGCCCAGGTCACCCGGGTCCCGGAGGACCCGGCGGTGCTGCGCGGCCTGATGGAGGCGGGGCTGACGCCCGGCGCGGAGGTGAAGGTCCTGTCTCACGAGCCAGCCTTGGGCACCCTGACCCTGGAGGTCGGTGGGGCTCCGCTGACCCTGGCCCTTCTCGTCGCTGAACGCGTTCGGGTTTCCGAGGGGGTGACGGCGTGA
- a CDS encoding methyltransferase family protein, which yields MTRDPVEALALLVYTLAYVGIAFVWRSLLVWRRTGVNPYVLPADDSAHGYVGRAMRVLLLTVLVLVLGLNLMPGLEARLGPVPALLDPRLAFLGWVLLLASLGWIAAAQAGMGASWRIGVDEGARTDLVQRGLFAHSRNPIFLGMRVNLLGLFLVVPNAVTLAVLVAGEVLMGVQVRLEEAYLSRVHGTAYEGYRRRVRRWL from the coding sequence ATGACACGAGACCCGGTGGAAGCCCTGGCCCTGCTCGTCTACACGCTGGCGTACGTGGGGATCGCCTTCGTGTGGCGCTCACTGCTGGTGTGGCGGCGGACGGGGGTGAACCCTTACGTGCTGCCCGCAGACGACTCCGCGCACGGGTACGTCGGGCGCGCGATGCGGGTCCTGCTGCTCACGGTGCTGGTCCTGGTGCTTGGACTGAACCTGATGCCCGGGCTGGAGGCCCGGCTCGGCCCGGTCCCCGCCCTGCTGGACCCACGTCTGGCCTTCCTGGGGTGGGTGCTGCTGCTGGCCTCCCTGGGCTGGATTGCCGCTGCGCAGGCGGGGATGGGGGCCTCCTGGCGGATCGGGGTGGACGAGGGCGCCCGGACCGACCTGGTGCAGCGGGGGCTGTTCGCCCATTCCCGCAACCCGATCTTCCTGGGGATGCGGGTGAACCTGCTGGGGCTCTTCCTGGTGGTGCCGAACGCGGTGACGCTGGCGGTGCTGGTGGCCGGGGAGGTATTGATGGGCGTGCAGGTGCGGCTGGAGGAGGCGTACCTGTCCCGGGTGCATGGAACGGCCTATGAGGGGTACCGCCGCCGCGTGCGCCGCTGGCTCTGA
- a CDS encoding LysE family transporter: MAEVLPAALAQGFGVSAAHLVGVSALSAFVLRQALDRHHPIVAVSAGVLADTLFITLGTTGLGTLLTHLPLLAPLAAGGGAAFLVWHGWKAFRTARSPKVLDRRTLSLLSYKEVWWPHRSGARKRGLGQARERAG, from the coding sequence GTGGCTGAGGTCCTCCCGGCCGCCCTCGCGCAGGGCTTCGGGGTGAGTGCCGCGCACCTGGTCGGCGTGAGCGCCCTGAGCGCCTTCGTGCTGCGCCAGGCCCTGGACCGCCACCACCCCATCGTCGCGGTGAGCGCGGGTGTCCTGGCCGACACGCTGTTCATCACCCTCGGCACCACCGGCCTGGGGACGCTGCTCACCCACCTCCCGCTCCTCGCCCCACTGGCCGCCGGGGGAGGAGCGGCCTTTCTGGTTTGGCACGGCTGGAAGGCCTTCCGTACCGCGCGCTCGCCGAAGGTTCTTGACCGCCGGACCCTGTCGCTGCTGTCGTACAAGGAGGTATGGTGGCCCCACCGTAGTGGGGCCCGGAAGCGCGGCCTCGGGCAAGCACGGGAGAGAGCAGGCTGA